One Jeotgalibaca porci genomic region harbors:
- the cysK gene encoding cysteine synthase A has protein sequence MSKVYTSLDQIVGKTPLLELQKVKEILSLKGNVVAKLEYFNPAGSVKDRIAKAMINDAEERGVLKPGGIIIEPTSGNTGIGLASVAAARGYKTILVMPETMSIERRKLMKGYGAEIVLTPGDQGISGSIEKAKEMVKEHENAFMPDQFSNPANPKVHYETTGPEIWEDTDGEIDIFVSGVGTGGTISGAGKYLKEKNPDIKVVAVEPAGSPVLSKGEKGPHKIQGIGTGFIPKTLNTDIYDEVLTVTNEEAYETARNLGGQEGVFVGISSGAALHAAYELAKRSENEGKRIVVLLPDSGDRYLSIEKFAE, from the coding sequence ATGTCAAAAGTTTATACATCTCTCGACCAAATCGTGGGGAAAACACCACTTCTTGAATTGCAAAAAGTAAAAGAAATTCTATCTTTGAAAGGGAATGTTGTAGCGAAATTAGAATATTTCAATCCAGCAGGATCTGTTAAAGATCGTATTGCCAAAGCAATGATTAATGATGCGGAAGAAAGAGGCGTTCTGAAACCTGGAGGAATTATTATCGAACCAACTTCTGGAAACACAGGAATAGGACTTGCATCAGTTGCTGCAGCACGTGGCTACAAAACAATACTAGTTATGCCTGAAACAATGTCGATTGAACGTCGTAAGTTAATGAAAGGCTACGGCGCTGAAATTGTACTAACACCTGGCGATCAAGGTATTTCAGGTTCTATTGAAAAGGCCAAAGAAATGGTTAAAGAACACGAAAATGCTTTTATGCCGGATCAATTTTCGAATCCAGCCAACCCTAAAGTTCATTATGAAACAACAGGACCAGAAATTTGGGAAGATACAGATGGCGAAATTGACATCTTTGTTTCAGGAGTAGGTACAGGCGGAACAATCTCTGGAGCAGGTAAATATCTGAAAGAAAAAAATCCAGACATTAAAGTAGTAGCTGTTGAACCTGCAGGCTCACCTGTTCTTTCAAAAGGTGAAAAAGGACCTCATAAAATTCAAGGTATTGGGACAGGCTTCATACCTAAAACATTAAATACAGATATTTATGATGAAGTTCTGACCGTAACTAATGAAGAAGCTTATGAAACGGCACGTAATTTAGGCGGGCAAGAAGGTGTATTCGTCGGAATCTCATCTGGAGCCGCATTGCATGCTGCTTACGAGTTGGCAAAACGTTCTGAAAACGAAGGCAAACGCATTGTTGTCTTATTACCAGACAGTGGTGACCGTTATTTATCAATTGAAAAATTTGCGGAGTGA
- the pgeF gene encoding peptidoglycan editing factor PgeF, whose product MKEKGLSLYIAGADYNFRQQTQGSKIADDVARALSVMSIQPTEIYSGQQVHGNRICYADGKNGDAFIFGRNFPDTDGLITDKSGIALLVKYADCTPIVLFDPKRNVVAALHSGWRSTVQRISQKAIKKMVTDFGCNVTDIVAFLGPSIDQENYQVGPEVYEAFADFKQRDTFFEAKDNKFQLSMTEANYSLLFEAGINAEHIEVNRISTFLDERLHSARAEGKEYGLNGLFVMMK is encoded by the coding sequence ATGAAAGAAAAGGGCCTTTCTTTATACATTGCGGGGGCTGATTATAACTTTCGCCAACAAACGCAAGGTTCAAAGATAGCAGATGATGTTGCGCGTGCCTTAAGTGTAATGTCTATTCAGCCTACTGAAATTTATTCAGGACAGCAAGTTCATGGGAATCGCATTTGCTATGCTGATGGTAAAAATGGTGATGCCTTTATTTTTGGGAGAAATTTTCCCGATACAGATGGATTGATAACCGATAAGTCTGGAATTGCTTTGCTGGTTAAGTATGCAGATTGCACACCGATTGTTTTATTTGATCCAAAACGAAACGTCGTAGCTGCACTTCATTCAGGTTGGCGAAGTACGGTTCAACGGATTTCTCAAAAAGCGATTAAGAAAATGGTAACTGACTTCGGTTGCAACGTCACTGACATCGTTGCCTTTTTAGGACCATCAATCGATCAAGAGAATTACCAAGTTGGCCCTGAAGTGTATGAAGCCTTCGCGGACTTTAAACAGAGAGATACTTTCTTTGAAGCCAAAGACAACAAGTTCCAATTGAGCATGACTGAGGCAAACTACTCTCTTTTATTCGAAGCAGGGATAAATGCGGAGCACATTGAAGTAAACCGCATTTCGACATTCTTGGATGAGCGTCTCCACTCTGCGAGAGCCGAGGGGAAAGAGTATGGCTTAAATGGTTTATTCGTTATGATGAAATAA
- a CDS encoding DUF6290 family protein, producing the protein MDEITLRVTDEEYEKLSYLAEYYGISLSELIKKYSIAHLEDVYTEVKKEKQQ; encoded by the coding sequence ATGGATGAAATCACATTGCGTGTCACTGATGAAGAGTACGAAAAACTTTCTTATTTGGCAGAATATTATGGAATAAGTTTGTCCGAATTAATTAAAAAATACTCCATCGCTCATTTAGAAGATGTGTATACAGAAGTCAAAAAAGAAAAACAACAATAG